One region of Chryseobacterium sp. SORGH_AS_0447 genomic DNA includes:
- a CDS encoding GNAT family N-acetyltransferase, whose product MKLETKRLQLKEINESHVDDILKIRSNEVINRFVQRNAPKNNYDALQFILTIRERTKNNETFYWGISLKDQSHLIGTICLWNFSEDRKVAEVGYELLPEYHRKGIMSEALAAITDFAFHKLHLGEIVAMTHQDNENSKQLLLKHHFVLGEGGEDEGFPENLVFSLKTFL is encoded by the coding sequence ATGAAACTGGAAACCAAAAGACTGCAACTGAAAGAAATTAACGAAAGCCATGTTGATGATATTCTGAAAATACGGAGCAATGAAGTCATCAATCGATTTGTGCAAAGAAACGCTCCGAAAAACAATTACGACGCGCTGCAGTTTATTCTCACCATCCGGGAACGGACTAAAAATAATGAGACGTTTTATTGGGGGATTTCCCTGAAAGACCAGTCTCATCTAATTGGAACCATCTGCCTGTGGAATTTTTCGGAAGACCGGAAAGTTGCTGAGGTGGGCTACGAATTACTGCCGGAATATCACAGAAAAGGCATCATGTCGGAAGCTTTGGCGGCCATTACAGACTTTGCTTTTCACAAACTGCATCTCGGTGAAATCGTAGCCATGACCCATCAGGATAACGAAAACTCCAAACAGCTTCTTTTAAAGCATCATTTCGTCTTGGGCGAGGGAGGGGAGGACGAAGGATTCCCGGAAAATCTCGTTTTTAGTCTGAAGACTTTTTTATAG
- a CDS encoding YcxB family protein has translation MKIKYKISQKEYIRLMYFLAYRKPIVIVTLLLGFYMIYLDIKIIISGQLNLIPISSILFNIFILLGTFILYPLWYYYKFRKDYQTNKVISSETTSLFKDDIIQDVAESFTVELAWNNIYKIEELKNWFLFYHSKSTYGFCPKRAMTKDQVSELRNMIKINHIKAKLRND, from the coding sequence ATGAAAATAAAATATAAAATTTCACAAAAGGAATATATACGACTTATGTATTTCTTAGCCTACAGAAAACCCATTGTAATAGTGACTTTATTACTTGGATTTTATATGATTTATTTGGATATAAAAATCATTATTAGTGGCCAGCTTAATTTAATACCGATTTCATCTATTTTATTTAATATTTTTATATTGTTAGGAACATTCATTTTATATCCTTTATGGTATTATTATAAGTTCAGAAAAGATTATCAAACAAACAAAGTCATTTCATCAGAGACAACATCCCTATTTAAAGATGATATTATTCAGGATGTTGCCGAAAGCTTTACGGTTGAACTGGCATGGAACAATATTTACAAAATAGAGGAACTTAAAAACTGGTTTTTGTTTTATCATAGTAAATCTACCTATGGATTCTGTCCCAAACGGGCAATGACGAAAGATCAGGTTTCAGAACTTAGAAATATGATCAAAATAAATCATATCAAAGCGAAACTCAGAAACGATTAA
- a CDS encoding ABC transporter ATP-binding protein has translation MEVLTIIHSEAEFILLEQPYSGLSPILTEKVMKTIKEISKDKGFIISNFMTEYALELSDEIYFLHEGILKQIKDLNELQQHYYLPKSI, from the coding sequence GTGGAAGTACTGACGATCATTCATTCCGAAGCTGAATTTATTCTGCTGGAACAACCTTACAGCGGCCTGTCTCCCATTCTTACTGAAAAAGTGATGAAAACCATAAAAGAAATATCAAAGGACAAAGGATTTATTATTTCGAATTTTATGACGGAATATGCGCTGGAACTTTCCGATGAAATTTACTTTCTGCATGAAGGAATTTTAAAACAAATAAAAGATTTAAACGAATTACAACAGCATTATTATCTGCCGAAAAGCATTTAA
- a CDS encoding uracil-DNA glycosylase: MTWTEVLAPIKNTPYFTNLWEKVKQEYATTKVFPPKSQIFRALEITPFDDIEVVILGQDPYHNDYQANGLCFSVSEQVTAPPSLKNIFIELKDDVGVVRTSKELDDWGKQGVLLLNATLTVRAHSPNSHKDIGWEKFTDFIIKEISDKKENVVFVLWGAFAQKKAELINPAKHFILKSAHPSPFSVHRGFFGSRPFSKINEYLISKGKKPISW, translated from the coding sequence ATGACCTGGACTGAAGTTTTAGCCCCGATAAAAAATACCCCATACTTTACCAATCTTTGGGAAAAAGTAAAGCAGGAATATGCAACGACCAAAGTTTTTCCACCGAAAAGCCAGATTTTCAGGGCGCTGGAAATTACGCCTTTTGATGATATTGAAGTTGTAATCCTCGGGCAGGATCCTTACCATAACGATTATCAGGCGAACGGACTTTGTTTTTCCGTTTCGGAGCAGGTAACGGCACCACCTTCGCTGAAAAATATTTTCATCGAATTGAAAGATGACGTAGGCGTAGTGAGGACCTCAAAAGAATTAGACGATTGGGGCAAACAGGGTGTTTTATTGTTAAATGCGACCTTAACGGTGCGTGCCCATTCACCCAATTCCCATAAAGATATCGGCTGGGAGAAATTTACCGATTTTATCATTAAAGAAATTTCGGATAAAAAAGAAAATGTCGTATTTGTGCTTTGGGGCGCTTTTGCCCAAAAAAAGGCCGAACTCATTAATCCGGCCAAACATTTTATTTTAAAATCTGCGCACCCTTCTCCATTTTCGGTTCATAGGGGTTTTTTCGGGAGCCGACCTTTTTCTAAAATCAATGAATATCTTATTTCAAAAGGAAAGAAACCTATTTCATGGTAG
- a CDS encoding ATP-binding cassette domain-containing protein, with protein MSILHIDSVTKSFGSKKILQDVYLTCETGKVVALLGSIGSGKSTLLQIIFGTMKGDSQFIKFNNKVLTKQSDRKNRIAYLPQQPMFPKNSKVKNLIPLFCNRENTLKLFNNNLIKPFLNRTVRIFPAAKESWWKY; from the coding sequence ATGAGTATATTACATATCGACAGCGTTACAAAATCCTTTGGCTCAAAGAAAATTTTACAGGATGTTTACCTGACTTGTGAAACAGGAAAAGTTGTGGCTTTACTGGGAAGTATCGGTTCAGGGAAATCAACCTTACTTCAGATTATTTTCGGAACCATGAAAGGGGATTCGCAGTTCATTAAGTTTAATAATAAAGTTTTAACGAAGCAATCCGATAGAAAAAACAGGATTGCCTATCTGCCGCAACAGCCGATGTTTCCGAAAAACAGTAAAGTTAAAAATCTGATCCCGTTATTCTGTAATCGGGAAAATACCCTTAAACTTTTTAATAATAATCTTATCAAGCCATTCCTGAACAGGACCGTCAGAATCTTTCCGGCGGCGAAAGAAAGCTGGTGGAAGTACTGA
- a CDS encoding YcxB family protein — translation MITVKTQICFRDFLIFHVKSSLLRLIVFPSALLVFFIIKESVDGSTERELLQSASMWYTILLLFMVVRSFFSVRFAFNSNKNIQEHIIYTFTEEKIRIQGETFDGEMAWSSVYKVKENKDWFLIYQSAKAMNMVPKKFFTKDQVSELRRIIKTNKVKAKLRED, via the coding sequence ATGATAACGGTAAAAACGCAGATCTGTTTCAGGGATTTCCTGATTTTCCATGTGAAAAGCTCGTTGCTTCGCCTCATTGTATTTCCATCAGCTCTGCTGGTATTTTTTATCATCAAAGAATCGGTGGACGGCAGCACGGAAAGAGAACTCCTGCAATCGGCTTCGATGTGGTATACCATTTTGCTTTTGTTTATGGTGGTACGTTCTTTTTTCAGTGTACGGTTTGCGTTTAATTCAAACAAGAATATCCAGGAACATATTATCTATACTTTTACGGAAGAAAAAATCCGGATTCAGGGAGAGACTTTTGACGGAGAAATGGCCTGGAGTTCCGTTTATAAGGTCAAGGAAAATAAAGACTGGTTCCTGATCTATCAAAGTGCGAAGGCCATGAATATGGTTCCGAAAAAATTTTTTACCAAAGATCAGGTTTCAGAACTGAGAAGAATTATTAAAACCAATAAAGTAAAAGCGAAACTCAGAGAAGATTAA
- a CDS encoding GEVED domain-containing protein translates to MTKKLLFFFLFLSGISLFYSKNLTAGEPGYCYLCDTAPSNVQVSNITMTSGTVSWTNDPTVSSYMVRFRQYPATAWMTFTSVSISAFTLTALSPCTTYEVQVAKVCSGSPTTSAWSESVVFTTLYMNYCAASSLNANVAYMSNVTVTPTGSGISPMVSNSGTSNYTDYRPDPTRKVQLMIGSTGNQISVSKTWVGSPNPVYVRAWIDFNGDGIFQSSEMMLSSGSSALSTATATFNVPPTAFQTGTTCGVSMRVMISETVTTSSACGTFSYGEVEDYGVYLLTPANLSTNEINKQKNISIYPNPASDVLNISGIEGTEFEIYNTAGQLVNKGKISDQKVQVHDLVKGAYFIQIKNNNNISKLKFIKE, encoded by the coding sequence ATGACAAAAAAACTACTTTTTTTCTTTCTTTTCCTTTCAGGAATTTCATTGTTTTACAGCAAAAATCTAACGGCGGGAGAGCCCGGATACTGCTATCTCTGCGATACTGCTCCCTCCAATGTACAGGTTTCTAATATTACCATGACCTCGGGAACGGTAAGCTGGACGAATGATCCTACTGTTTCTTCGTATATGGTAAGATTCAGGCAGTATCCGGCTACAGCTTGGATGACCTTTACATCGGTTTCCATTAGTGCTTTTACCTTAACCGCGTTATCTCCGTGTACCACCTACGAAGTGCAGGTAGCGAAAGTATGCTCCGGTTCTCCCACGACAAGTGCGTGGTCCGAATCCGTAGTTTTTACCACTTTATACATGAATTATTGCGCCGCATCTTCCTTAAATGCCAATGTAGCTTATATGTCTAACGTGACGGTTACACCTACGGGAAGCGGTATTTCTCCGATGGTCAGTAATTCCGGAACATCCAATTATACGGATTACCGGCCTGATCCTACCCGGAAAGTGCAACTGATGATCGGCAGTACGGGAAACCAGATTTCCGTTTCCAAGACATGGGTAGGATCTCCCAATCCCGTATATGTAAGGGCCTGGATCGATTTTAACGGCGATGGAATTTTCCAGTCATCGGAAATGATGCTTTCTTCCGGTTCTTCCGCTTTATCAACGGCCACCGCAACATTTAATGTTCCGCCGACAGCTTTCCAGACAGGAACAACCTGCGGGGTGAGCATGAGAGTGATGATCAGTGAAACCGTTACAACTTCTTCCGCCTGCGGAACTTTCAGTTACGGCGAAGTGGAGGATTACGGGGTTTATCTGTTAACACCTGCGAACCTTTCTACCAACGAAATTAATAAACAGAAGAACATCAGCATTTATCCCAATCCGGCCTCGGATGTTTTGAATATTTCAGGAATCGAAGGAACTGAATTTGAAATTTACAATACAGCCGGGCAATTGGTAAATAAAGGGAAAATTTCCGATCAGAAAGTCCAGGTTCATGATCTGGTAAAAGGGGCTTATTTTATTCAGATCAAGAATAACAACAATATCTCAAAACTAAAGTTTATTAAAGAATAA
- a CDS encoding DUF456 domain-containing protein, producing the protein MDVVLIEILCLVLLFLGILGTFLPVLPGLLLSICGLLIYKFGTDADLSMIYVWVFVILTAASVVLNYVIPAKTNQKYGGTRWGSIGSIVGTIVGIFLPIPLGFLVGMFAGVFIGELLHDSKDMTKAWKSTKGAFIGFIYGTGFSLVVGVAMFLVVLFNMLNII; encoded by the coding sequence ATGGACGTCGTATTAATTGAAATTCTTTGCCTGGTCTTGTTATTTTTAGGAATCTTAGGAACCTTCCTTCCGGTCCTGCCGGGATTGTTATTAAGCATCTGCGGACTGCTGATCTATAAATTCGGGACCGACGCAGACCTATCGATGATCTATGTCTGGGTATTTGTGATCCTTACCGCCGCTTCGGTGGTTTTAAATTATGTAATTCCGGCGAAAACCAACCAAAAGTACGGCGGAACGCGCTGGGGAAGCATCGGATCAATTGTCGGAACCATTGTTGGTATATTTTTGCCTATCCCTCTGGGATTTCTTGTGGGGATGTTTGCCGGCGTTTTCATCGGGGAACTTCTTCATGACAGCAAGGATATGACAAAGGCCTGGAAATCAACAAAAGGCGCCTTCATCGGATTTATTTACGGTACGGGCTTCAGTCTTGTCGTAGGAGTGGCCATGTTTTTGGTGGTACTTTTCAATATGCTCAATATTATTTAA